One Scomber japonicus isolate fScoJap1 chromosome 1, fScoJap1.pri, whole genome shotgun sequence DNA window includes the following coding sequences:
- the LOC128369483 gene encoding stonustoxin subunit alpha-like, whose translation MDHAGPQRLKPGVRKYACELELDPNTMNRKLKLSDNNRKVTYVKKVQSYPDHPDRFDDCPQLLCRNVLTGRCYWEVEWRGWKGESLVPL comes from the exons atggaccatgctggaccgcagagactgaaacctggtgtgaggaagt atgcctgtgaactggaactggatccaaacacaatgaacagaaaactcaaactgtctgacaacaacaggaaggtgacatatgTGAAGAaggttcagtcatatcctgatcatccagacagatttgatgactgtcctcagctgctgtgtagaaatgttctgactggtcgctgttactgggaggtcgagtggagaggatgG aaGGGAgagtctctggttcctctgtag